From one Trifolium pratense cultivar HEN17-A07 linkage group LG1, ARS_RC_1.1, whole genome shotgun sequence genomic stretch:
- the LOC123884183 gene encoding pyridine nucleotide-disulfide oxidoreductase domain-containing protein 2-like isoform X5 — protein sequence MMWRRSLTTFSGNGGATAALRHKKWDAVVIGGGHNGLISAAYLARAGLSVAVLERRHLIGGAAVTEELIPGFKFSRCSYLLSLLRPQILRELELKRHGLKLLKPMASSFTPSLDGRYMLLGQSDGQDHSEISKFSKRDADAYFRYEAHLQKFSKVLDFVLDSPTPEILHEGASTVDLLRHKLQRSKFWAQCLGHTLSLGQKGMVDLMELLLSPTSKVLDKWFESNLLKGTLAGDAIIGSMMNINTPGSGYVLLHHVMGETDGDRNIWSHVEGGMGAVSLAICKAAKEAGVHIETDTEVLKVMVEDSGRANGVLLADGTEVHSSVVLSNATPYKTFMELVPQEFLPVEFLCAIKHSDYSSGTTKINVAVDKLPQFHCLKTNHAEVGPQHTATVHIGFESMENIISACQDAYNGIPSQRPVMEMTIPSSLDNTISPPGKHVISLFTQYTPYKPSNGSWDNAAYRESFAQRCFNLIEEYAPGFCSSVIGYDMLTPPDLEREIGLTGGNIFHGAMGLDSLFLMRPIKGWSNHKTPIQDLYLCGSGSHPGGGVMGAPGRNAACVVLQEFKNRYQ from the exons ATGATGTGGCGAAGAAGCTTAACCACTTTCTCCGGCAATGGCGGCGCCACCGCGGCATTGAGGCACAAGAAATGGGACGCGGTCGTCATCGGCGGTGGCCATAACGGCTTGATCTCCGCCGCATACCTAGCTCGCGCCGGCCTCTCAGTCGCCGTTCTCGAGCGCCGGCACCTCATCGGCGGCGCCGCTGTTACTGAGGAGCTAATCCCTGGCTTCAAATTCTCTCGCTGTAGCTACCTCCTCAGCCTCCTCCGTCCTCAAATCTTAAG AGAGTTAGAGTTGAAACGACATGGTTTGAAGCTGTTGAAACCGATGGCGTCGTCGTTTACGCCATCGCTTGATGGACGTTACATGCTGTTAGGGCAGAGTGATGGGCAGGATCATTCTGAGATTTCTAAGTTTTCTAAAAGAGATGCTGATGCTTATTTCAG ATATGAAGCTCATCTCCAAAAGTTCAGTAAGGTCCTGGATTTTGTTTTGGATTCACCTACCCCTGAAATTCTGCATGAGGGTGCTTCTACAGTTGACTTGCTGAGGCATAAATTGCAAAGATCTAAGTTTTGGGCTCAATGTCTGGGGCATACTCTATCCTTAGGGCAAAAGGGCATGGT GGACTTGATGGAATTATTATTGTCTCCAACCTCAAAGGTCCTGGATAAATGGTTTGAG TCAAATTTGTTGAAGGGAACACTTGCAGGAGATGCTATCATTGGGAGTATG ATGAACATCAACACACCTGGAAGTGGATATGTTCTGCTACACCACGTGATGGGTGAAACTGATGGTGATCGTAATATTTGGTC GCATGTAGAGGGTGGTATGGGTGCAGTATCCTTAGCTATATGTAAAGCTGCTAAGGAAGCTGGGGTTCATATTGAAACAGATACAGAG GTTTTAAAGGTGATGGTGGAAGACTCTGGCAGGGCAAATGGA GTATTGCTGGCTGATGGGACTGAAGTGCACTCTTCAGTTGTTTTGTCTAATGCAACTCCTTATAAGACCTTTATG GAATTGGTACCTCAAGAGTTTCTTCCTGTTGAATTTCTTTGTGCAATTAAGCATTCTGACTACAGCTCT GGAACAACAAAAATCAATGTAGCTGTTGATAAGCTGCCTCAGTTTCACTGTTTGAAGACAAATCACGCAGAAGTGGGTCCTCAACATACGGCTACCGTCCATATTGGTTTTGAAAG TATGGAGAACATTATATCAGCTTGTCAAGATGCTTATAATGGCATACCATCACAAAGGCCTGTGATGGAGATGACAATCCCTTCTTCATTGGACAACACCATATCTCCACCTG GTAAGCATGTCATCAGCTTATTTACGCAATATACGCCTTATAAACCCTCAAATGGTAGCTGGGACAATGCTGCATACAGA GAATCATTTGCACAAAGATGTTTTAACTTGATTGAAGAATATGCGCCTGGCTTCTGCTCATCTGTCATAGGTTATGACATGCTAACACCACCAGATTTGGAAAGAGAAATTGGATTGACAG GAGGAAACATTTTTCACGGTGCTATGGGTTTGGATTCACTTTTCCTAATGCGACCTATCAAAGGCTG GTCAAATCATAAGACACCAATACAAGATTTGTATTTATGTGGAAGTGGATCTCATCCTGGAGGTGGTGTCATGGGAGCACCGGGAAGAAATGCAGCATGTGTTGTTTTGCAGGAATTTAAGAATCGTTATCAGTAA
- the LOC123884183 gene encoding pyridine nucleotide-disulfide oxidoreductase domain-containing protein 2-like isoform X1, translated as MMWRRSLTTFSGNGGATAALRHKKWDAVVIGGGHNGLISAAYLARAGLSVAVLERRHLIGGAAVTEELIPGFKFSRCSYLLSLLRPQILRELELKRHGLKLLKPMASSFTPSLDGRYMLLGQSDGQDHSEISKFSKRDADAYFRYEAHLQKFSKVLDFVLDSPTPEILHEGASTVDLLRHKLQRSKFWAQCLGHTLSLGQKGMVDLMELLLSPTSKVLDKWFESNLLKGTLAGDAIIGSMMNINTPGSGYVLLHHVMGETDGDRNIWSCRTHWFLPNINIKLIVNMHVEGGMGAVSLAICKAAKEAGVHIETDTEVLKVMVEDSGRANGVLLADGTEVHSSVVLSNATPYKTFMELVPQEFLPVEFLCAIKHSDYSSGTTKINVAVDKLPQFHCLKTNHAEVGPQHTATVHIGFESMENIISACQDAYNGIPSQRPVMEMTIPSSLDNTISPPGKHVISLFTQYTPYKPSNGSWDNAAYRESFAQRCFNLIEEYAPGFCSSVIGYDMLTPPDLEREIGLTGGNIFHGAMGLDSLFLMRPIKGWSNHKTPIQDLYLCGSGSHPGGGVMGAPGRNAACVVLQEFKNRYQ; from the exons ATGATGTGGCGAAGAAGCTTAACCACTTTCTCCGGCAATGGCGGCGCCACCGCGGCATTGAGGCACAAGAAATGGGACGCGGTCGTCATCGGCGGTGGCCATAACGGCTTGATCTCCGCCGCATACCTAGCTCGCGCCGGCCTCTCAGTCGCCGTTCTCGAGCGCCGGCACCTCATCGGCGGCGCCGCTGTTACTGAGGAGCTAATCCCTGGCTTCAAATTCTCTCGCTGTAGCTACCTCCTCAGCCTCCTCCGTCCTCAAATCTTAAG AGAGTTAGAGTTGAAACGACATGGTTTGAAGCTGTTGAAACCGATGGCGTCGTCGTTTACGCCATCGCTTGATGGACGTTACATGCTGTTAGGGCAGAGTGATGGGCAGGATCATTCTGAGATTTCTAAGTTTTCTAAAAGAGATGCTGATGCTTATTTCAG ATATGAAGCTCATCTCCAAAAGTTCAGTAAGGTCCTGGATTTTGTTTTGGATTCACCTACCCCTGAAATTCTGCATGAGGGTGCTTCTACAGTTGACTTGCTGAGGCATAAATTGCAAAGATCTAAGTTTTGGGCTCAATGTCTGGGGCATACTCTATCCTTAGGGCAAAAGGGCATGGT GGACTTGATGGAATTATTATTGTCTCCAACCTCAAAGGTCCTGGATAAATGGTTTGAG TCAAATTTGTTGAAGGGAACACTTGCAGGAGATGCTATCATTGGGAGTATG ATGAACATCAACACACCTGGAAGTGGATATGTTCTGCTACACCACGTGATGGGTGAAACTGATGGTGATCGTAATATTTGGTC TTGTAGGACTCATTGGTTTCTACCAAACATCAACATCAAGCTTATAGTAAACAT GCATGTAGAGGGTGGTATGGGTGCAGTATCCTTAGCTATATGTAAAGCTGCTAAGGAAGCTGGGGTTCATATTGAAACAGATACAGAG GTTTTAAAGGTGATGGTGGAAGACTCTGGCAGGGCAAATGGA GTATTGCTGGCTGATGGGACTGAAGTGCACTCTTCAGTTGTTTTGTCTAATGCAACTCCTTATAAGACCTTTATG GAATTGGTACCTCAAGAGTTTCTTCCTGTTGAATTTCTTTGTGCAATTAAGCATTCTGACTACAGCTCT GGAACAACAAAAATCAATGTAGCTGTTGATAAGCTGCCTCAGTTTCACTGTTTGAAGACAAATCACGCAGAAGTGGGTCCTCAACATACGGCTACCGTCCATATTGGTTTTGAAAG TATGGAGAACATTATATCAGCTTGTCAAGATGCTTATAATGGCATACCATCACAAAGGCCTGTGATGGAGATGACAATCCCTTCTTCATTGGACAACACCATATCTCCACCTG GTAAGCATGTCATCAGCTTATTTACGCAATATACGCCTTATAAACCCTCAAATGGTAGCTGGGACAATGCTGCATACAGA GAATCATTTGCACAAAGATGTTTTAACTTGATTGAAGAATATGCGCCTGGCTTCTGCTCATCTGTCATAGGTTATGACATGCTAACACCACCAGATTTGGAAAGAGAAATTGGATTGACAG GAGGAAACATTTTTCACGGTGCTATGGGTTTGGATTCACTTTTCCTAATGCGACCTATCAAAGGCTG GTCAAATCATAAGACACCAATACAAGATTTGTATTTATGTGGAAGTGGATCTCATCCTGGAGGTGGTGTCATGGGAGCACCGGGAAGAAATGCAGCATGTGTTGTTTTGCAGGAATTTAAGAATCGTTATCAGTAA
- the LOC123884183 gene encoding pyridine nucleotide-disulfide oxidoreductase domain-containing protein 2-like isoform X6: protein MMWRRSLTTFSGNGGATAALRHKKWDAVVIGGGHNGLISAAYLARAGLSVAVLERRHLIGGAAVTEELIPGFKFSRCSYLLSLLRPQILRELELKRHGLKLLKPMASSFTPSLDGRYMLLGQSDGQDHSEISKFSKRDADAYFRYEAHLQKFSKVLDFVLDSPTPEILHEGASTVDLLRHKLQRSKFWAQCLGHTLSLGQKGMVDLMELLLSPTSKVLDKWFESNLLKGTLAGDAIIGSMMNINTPGSGYVLLHHVMGETDGDRNIWSCRTHWFLPNINIKLIVNMHVEGGMGAVSLAICKAAKEAGVHIETDTEVLKVMVEDSGRANGVLLADGTEVHSSVVLSNATPYKTFMGTTKINVAVDKLPQFHCLKTNHAEVGPQHTATVHIGFESMENIISACQDAYNGIPSQRPVMEMTIPSSLDNTISPPGKHVISLFTQYTPYKPSNGSWDNAAYRESFAQRCFNLIEEYAPGFCSSVIGYDMLTPPDLEREIGLTGGNIFHGAMGLDSLFLMRPIKGWSNHKTPIQDLYLCGSGSHPGGGVMGAPGRNAACVVLQEFKNRYQ from the exons ATGATGTGGCGAAGAAGCTTAACCACTTTCTCCGGCAATGGCGGCGCCACCGCGGCATTGAGGCACAAGAAATGGGACGCGGTCGTCATCGGCGGTGGCCATAACGGCTTGATCTCCGCCGCATACCTAGCTCGCGCCGGCCTCTCAGTCGCCGTTCTCGAGCGCCGGCACCTCATCGGCGGCGCCGCTGTTACTGAGGAGCTAATCCCTGGCTTCAAATTCTCTCGCTGTAGCTACCTCCTCAGCCTCCTCCGTCCTCAAATCTTAAG AGAGTTAGAGTTGAAACGACATGGTTTGAAGCTGTTGAAACCGATGGCGTCGTCGTTTACGCCATCGCTTGATGGACGTTACATGCTGTTAGGGCAGAGTGATGGGCAGGATCATTCTGAGATTTCTAAGTTTTCTAAAAGAGATGCTGATGCTTATTTCAG ATATGAAGCTCATCTCCAAAAGTTCAGTAAGGTCCTGGATTTTGTTTTGGATTCACCTACCCCTGAAATTCTGCATGAGGGTGCTTCTACAGTTGACTTGCTGAGGCATAAATTGCAAAGATCTAAGTTTTGGGCTCAATGTCTGGGGCATACTCTATCCTTAGGGCAAAAGGGCATGGT GGACTTGATGGAATTATTATTGTCTCCAACCTCAAAGGTCCTGGATAAATGGTTTGAG TCAAATTTGTTGAAGGGAACACTTGCAGGAGATGCTATCATTGGGAGTATG ATGAACATCAACACACCTGGAAGTGGATATGTTCTGCTACACCACGTGATGGGTGAAACTGATGGTGATCGTAATATTTGGTC TTGTAGGACTCATTGGTTTCTACCAAACATCAACATCAAGCTTATAGTAAACAT GCATGTAGAGGGTGGTATGGGTGCAGTATCCTTAGCTATATGTAAAGCTGCTAAGGAAGCTGGGGTTCATATTGAAACAGATACAGAG GTTTTAAAGGTGATGGTGGAAGACTCTGGCAGGGCAAATGGA GTATTGCTGGCTGATGGGACTGAAGTGCACTCTTCAGTTGTTTTGTCTAATGCAACTCCTTATAAGACCTTTATG GGAACAACAAAAATCAATGTAGCTGTTGATAAGCTGCCTCAGTTTCACTGTTTGAAGACAAATCACGCAGAAGTGGGTCCTCAACATACGGCTACCGTCCATATTGGTTTTGAAAG TATGGAGAACATTATATCAGCTTGTCAAGATGCTTATAATGGCATACCATCACAAAGGCCTGTGATGGAGATGACAATCCCTTCTTCATTGGACAACACCATATCTCCACCTG GTAAGCATGTCATCAGCTTATTTACGCAATATACGCCTTATAAACCCTCAAATGGTAGCTGGGACAATGCTGCATACAGA GAATCATTTGCACAAAGATGTTTTAACTTGATTGAAGAATATGCGCCTGGCTTCTGCTCATCTGTCATAGGTTATGACATGCTAACACCACCAGATTTGGAAAGAGAAATTGGATTGACAG GAGGAAACATTTTTCACGGTGCTATGGGTTTGGATTCACTTTTCCTAATGCGACCTATCAAAGGCTG GTCAAATCATAAGACACCAATACAAGATTTGTATTTATGTGGAAGTGGATCTCATCCTGGAGGTGGTGTCATGGGAGCACCGGGAAGAAATGCAGCATGTGTTGTTTTGCAGGAATTTAAGAATCGTTATCAGTAA
- the LOC123884183 gene encoding pyridine nucleotide-disulfide oxidoreductase domain-containing protein 2-like isoform X4 — translation MMWRRSLTTFSGNGGATAALRHKKWDAVVIGGGHNGLISAAYLARAGLSVAVLERRHLIGGAAVTEELIPGFKFSRCSYLLSLLRPQILRELELKRHGLKLLKPMASSFTPSLDGRYMLLGQSDGQDHSEISKFSKRDADAYFRYEAHLQKFSKVLDFVLDSPTPEILHEGASTVDLLRHKLQRSKFWAQCLGHTLSLGQKGMVDLMELLLSPTSKVLDKWFESNLLKGTLAGDAIIGSMMNINTPGSGYVLLHHVMGETDGDRNIWSCRTHWFLPNINIKLIVNMHVEGGMGAVSLAICKAAKEAGVHIETDTEVLLADGTEVHSSVVLSNATPYKTFMELVPQEFLPVEFLCAIKHSDYSSGTTKINVAVDKLPQFHCLKTNHAEVGPQHTATVHIGFESMENIISACQDAYNGIPSQRPVMEMTIPSSLDNTISPPGKHVISLFTQYTPYKPSNGSWDNAAYRESFAQRCFNLIEEYAPGFCSSVIGYDMLTPPDLEREIGLTGGNIFHGAMGLDSLFLMRPIKGWSNHKTPIQDLYLCGSGSHPGGGVMGAPGRNAACVVLQEFKNRYQ, via the exons ATGATGTGGCGAAGAAGCTTAACCACTTTCTCCGGCAATGGCGGCGCCACCGCGGCATTGAGGCACAAGAAATGGGACGCGGTCGTCATCGGCGGTGGCCATAACGGCTTGATCTCCGCCGCATACCTAGCTCGCGCCGGCCTCTCAGTCGCCGTTCTCGAGCGCCGGCACCTCATCGGCGGCGCCGCTGTTACTGAGGAGCTAATCCCTGGCTTCAAATTCTCTCGCTGTAGCTACCTCCTCAGCCTCCTCCGTCCTCAAATCTTAAG AGAGTTAGAGTTGAAACGACATGGTTTGAAGCTGTTGAAACCGATGGCGTCGTCGTTTACGCCATCGCTTGATGGACGTTACATGCTGTTAGGGCAGAGTGATGGGCAGGATCATTCTGAGATTTCTAAGTTTTCTAAAAGAGATGCTGATGCTTATTTCAG ATATGAAGCTCATCTCCAAAAGTTCAGTAAGGTCCTGGATTTTGTTTTGGATTCACCTACCCCTGAAATTCTGCATGAGGGTGCTTCTACAGTTGACTTGCTGAGGCATAAATTGCAAAGATCTAAGTTTTGGGCTCAATGTCTGGGGCATACTCTATCCTTAGGGCAAAAGGGCATGGT GGACTTGATGGAATTATTATTGTCTCCAACCTCAAAGGTCCTGGATAAATGGTTTGAG TCAAATTTGTTGAAGGGAACACTTGCAGGAGATGCTATCATTGGGAGTATG ATGAACATCAACACACCTGGAAGTGGATATGTTCTGCTACACCACGTGATGGGTGAAACTGATGGTGATCGTAATATTTGGTC TTGTAGGACTCATTGGTTTCTACCAAACATCAACATCAAGCTTATAGTAAACAT GCATGTAGAGGGTGGTATGGGTGCAGTATCCTTAGCTATATGTAAAGCTGCTAAGGAAGCTGGGGTTCATATTGAAACAGATACAGAG GTATTGCTGGCTGATGGGACTGAAGTGCACTCTTCAGTTGTTTTGTCTAATGCAACTCCTTATAAGACCTTTATG GAATTGGTACCTCAAGAGTTTCTTCCTGTTGAATTTCTTTGTGCAATTAAGCATTCTGACTACAGCTCT GGAACAACAAAAATCAATGTAGCTGTTGATAAGCTGCCTCAGTTTCACTGTTTGAAGACAAATCACGCAGAAGTGGGTCCTCAACATACGGCTACCGTCCATATTGGTTTTGAAAG TATGGAGAACATTATATCAGCTTGTCAAGATGCTTATAATGGCATACCATCACAAAGGCCTGTGATGGAGATGACAATCCCTTCTTCATTGGACAACACCATATCTCCACCTG GTAAGCATGTCATCAGCTTATTTACGCAATATACGCCTTATAAACCCTCAAATGGTAGCTGGGACAATGCTGCATACAGA GAATCATTTGCACAAAGATGTTTTAACTTGATTGAAGAATATGCGCCTGGCTTCTGCTCATCTGTCATAGGTTATGACATGCTAACACCACCAGATTTGGAAAGAGAAATTGGATTGACAG GAGGAAACATTTTTCACGGTGCTATGGGTTTGGATTCACTTTTCCTAATGCGACCTATCAAAGGCTG GTCAAATCATAAGACACCAATACAAGATTTGTATTTATGTGGAAGTGGATCTCATCCTGGAGGTGGTGTCATGGGAGCACCGGGAAGAAATGCAGCATGTGTTGTTTTGCAGGAATTTAAGAATCGTTATCAGTAA
- the LOC123884183 gene encoding pyridine nucleotide-disulfide oxidoreductase domain-containing protein 2-like isoform X2 has product MMWRRSLTTFSGNGGATAALRHKKWDAVVIGGGHNGLISAAYLARAGLSVAVLERRHLIGGAAVTEELIPGFKFSRCSYLLSLLRPQILRELELKRHGLKLLKPMASSFTPSLDGRYMLLGQSDGQDHSEISKFSKRDADAYFRYEAHLQKFSKVLDFVLDSPTPEILHEGASTVDLLRHKLQRSKFWAQCLGHTLSLGQKGMVDLMELLLSPTSKSNLLKGTLAGDAIIGSMMNINTPGSGYVLLHHVMGETDGDRNIWSCRTHWFLPNINIKLIVNMHVEGGMGAVSLAICKAAKEAGVHIETDTEVLKVMVEDSGRANGVLLADGTEVHSSVVLSNATPYKTFMELVPQEFLPVEFLCAIKHSDYSSGTTKINVAVDKLPQFHCLKTNHAEVGPQHTATVHIGFESMENIISACQDAYNGIPSQRPVMEMTIPSSLDNTISPPGKHVISLFTQYTPYKPSNGSWDNAAYRESFAQRCFNLIEEYAPGFCSSVIGYDMLTPPDLEREIGLTGGNIFHGAMGLDSLFLMRPIKGWSNHKTPIQDLYLCGSGSHPGGGVMGAPGRNAACVVLQEFKNRYQ; this is encoded by the exons ATGATGTGGCGAAGAAGCTTAACCACTTTCTCCGGCAATGGCGGCGCCACCGCGGCATTGAGGCACAAGAAATGGGACGCGGTCGTCATCGGCGGTGGCCATAACGGCTTGATCTCCGCCGCATACCTAGCTCGCGCCGGCCTCTCAGTCGCCGTTCTCGAGCGCCGGCACCTCATCGGCGGCGCCGCTGTTACTGAGGAGCTAATCCCTGGCTTCAAATTCTCTCGCTGTAGCTACCTCCTCAGCCTCCTCCGTCCTCAAATCTTAAG AGAGTTAGAGTTGAAACGACATGGTTTGAAGCTGTTGAAACCGATGGCGTCGTCGTTTACGCCATCGCTTGATGGACGTTACATGCTGTTAGGGCAGAGTGATGGGCAGGATCATTCTGAGATTTCTAAGTTTTCTAAAAGAGATGCTGATGCTTATTTCAG ATATGAAGCTCATCTCCAAAAGTTCAGTAAGGTCCTGGATTTTGTTTTGGATTCACCTACCCCTGAAATTCTGCATGAGGGTGCTTCTACAGTTGACTTGCTGAGGCATAAATTGCAAAGATCTAAGTTTTGGGCTCAATGTCTGGGGCATACTCTATCCTTAGGGCAAAAGGGCATGGT GGACTTGATGGAATTATTATTGTCTCCAACCTCAAAG TCAAATTTGTTGAAGGGAACACTTGCAGGAGATGCTATCATTGGGAGTATG ATGAACATCAACACACCTGGAAGTGGATATGTTCTGCTACACCACGTGATGGGTGAAACTGATGGTGATCGTAATATTTGGTC TTGTAGGACTCATTGGTTTCTACCAAACATCAACATCAAGCTTATAGTAAACAT GCATGTAGAGGGTGGTATGGGTGCAGTATCCTTAGCTATATGTAAAGCTGCTAAGGAAGCTGGGGTTCATATTGAAACAGATACAGAG GTTTTAAAGGTGATGGTGGAAGACTCTGGCAGGGCAAATGGA GTATTGCTGGCTGATGGGACTGAAGTGCACTCTTCAGTTGTTTTGTCTAATGCAACTCCTTATAAGACCTTTATG GAATTGGTACCTCAAGAGTTTCTTCCTGTTGAATTTCTTTGTGCAATTAAGCATTCTGACTACAGCTCT GGAACAACAAAAATCAATGTAGCTGTTGATAAGCTGCCTCAGTTTCACTGTTTGAAGACAAATCACGCAGAAGTGGGTCCTCAACATACGGCTACCGTCCATATTGGTTTTGAAAG TATGGAGAACATTATATCAGCTTGTCAAGATGCTTATAATGGCATACCATCACAAAGGCCTGTGATGGAGATGACAATCCCTTCTTCATTGGACAACACCATATCTCCACCTG GTAAGCATGTCATCAGCTTATTTACGCAATATACGCCTTATAAACCCTCAAATGGTAGCTGGGACAATGCTGCATACAGA GAATCATTTGCACAAAGATGTTTTAACTTGATTGAAGAATATGCGCCTGGCTTCTGCTCATCTGTCATAGGTTATGACATGCTAACACCACCAGATTTGGAAAGAGAAATTGGATTGACAG GAGGAAACATTTTTCACGGTGCTATGGGTTTGGATTCACTTTTCCTAATGCGACCTATCAAAGGCTG GTCAAATCATAAGACACCAATACAAGATTTGTATTTATGTGGAAGTGGATCTCATCCTGGAGGTGGTGTCATGGGAGCACCGGGAAGAAATGCAGCATGTGTTGTTTTGCAGGAATTTAAGAATCGTTATCAGTAA
- the LOC123884183 gene encoding pyridine nucleotide-disulfide oxidoreductase domain-containing protein 2-like isoform X7: protein MMWRRSLTTFSGNGGATAALRHKKWDAVVIGGGHNGLISAAYLARAGLSVAVLERRHLIGGAAVTEELIPGFKFSRCSYLLSLLRPQILRELELKRHGLKLLKPMASSFTPSLDGRYMLLGQSDGQDHSEISKFSKRDADAYFRYEAHLQKFSKVLDFVLDSPTPEILHEGASTVDLLRHKLQRSKFWAQCLGHTLSLGQKGMVDLMELLLSPTSKVLDKWFESNLLKGTLAGDAIIGSMMNINTPGSGYVLLHHVMGETDGDRNIWSHVEGGMGAVSLAICKAAKEAGVHIETDTEVLKVMVEDSGRANGVLLADGTEVHSSVVLSNATPYKTFMGTTKINVAVDKLPQFHCLKTNHAEVGPQHTATVHIGFESMENIISACQDAYNGIPSQRPVMEMTIPSSLDNTISPPGKHVISLFTQYTPYKPSNGSWDNAAYRESFAQRCFNLIEEYAPGFCSSVIGYDMLTPPDLEREIGLTGGNIFHGAMGLDSLFLMRPIKGWSNHKTPIQDLYLCGSGSHPGGGVMGAPGRNAACVVLQEFKNRYQ, encoded by the exons ATGATGTGGCGAAGAAGCTTAACCACTTTCTCCGGCAATGGCGGCGCCACCGCGGCATTGAGGCACAAGAAATGGGACGCGGTCGTCATCGGCGGTGGCCATAACGGCTTGATCTCCGCCGCATACCTAGCTCGCGCCGGCCTCTCAGTCGCCGTTCTCGAGCGCCGGCACCTCATCGGCGGCGCCGCTGTTACTGAGGAGCTAATCCCTGGCTTCAAATTCTCTCGCTGTAGCTACCTCCTCAGCCTCCTCCGTCCTCAAATCTTAAG AGAGTTAGAGTTGAAACGACATGGTTTGAAGCTGTTGAAACCGATGGCGTCGTCGTTTACGCCATCGCTTGATGGACGTTACATGCTGTTAGGGCAGAGTGATGGGCAGGATCATTCTGAGATTTCTAAGTTTTCTAAAAGAGATGCTGATGCTTATTTCAG ATATGAAGCTCATCTCCAAAAGTTCAGTAAGGTCCTGGATTTTGTTTTGGATTCACCTACCCCTGAAATTCTGCATGAGGGTGCTTCTACAGTTGACTTGCTGAGGCATAAATTGCAAAGATCTAAGTTTTGGGCTCAATGTCTGGGGCATACTCTATCCTTAGGGCAAAAGGGCATGGT GGACTTGATGGAATTATTATTGTCTCCAACCTCAAAGGTCCTGGATAAATGGTTTGAG TCAAATTTGTTGAAGGGAACACTTGCAGGAGATGCTATCATTGGGAGTATG ATGAACATCAACACACCTGGAAGTGGATATGTTCTGCTACACCACGTGATGGGTGAAACTGATGGTGATCGTAATATTTGGTC GCATGTAGAGGGTGGTATGGGTGCAGTATCCTTAGCTATATGTAAAGCTGCTAAGGAAGCTGGGGTTCATATTGAAACAGATACAGAG GTTTTAAAGGTGATGGTGGAAGACTCTGGCAGGGCAAATGGA GTATTGCTGGCTGATGGGACTGAAGTGCACTCTTCAGTTGTTTTGTCTAATGCAACTCCTTATAAGACCTTTATG GGAACAACAAAAATCAATGTAGCTGTTGATAAGCTGCCTCAGTTTCACTGTTTGAAGACAAATCACGCAGAAGTGGGTCCTCAACATACGGCTACCGTCCATATTGGTTTTGAAAG TATGGAGAACATTATATCAGCTTGTCAAGATGCTTATAATGGCATACCATCACAAAGGCCTGTGATGGAGATGACAATCCCTTCTTCATTGGACAACACCATATCTCCACCTG GTAAGCATGTCATCAGCTTATTTACGCAATATACGCCTTATAAACCCTCAAATGGTAGCTGGGACAATGCTGCATACAGA GAATCATTTGCACAAAGATGTTTTAACTTGATTGAAGAATATGCGCCTGGCTTCTGCTCATCTGTCATAGGTTATGACATGCTAACACCACCAGATTTGGAAAGAGAAATTGGATTGACAG GAGGAAACATTTTTCACGGTGCTATGGGTTTGGATTCACTTTTCCTAATGCGACCTATCAAAGGCTG GTCAAATCATAAGACACCAATACAAGATTTGTATTTATGTGGAAGTGGATCTCATCCTGGAGGTGGTGTCATGGGAGCACCGGGAAGAAATGCAGCATGTGTTGTTTTGCAGGAATTTAAGAATCGTTATCAGTAA